From the Euphorbia lathyris chromosome 6, ddEupLath1.1, whole genome shotgun sequence genome, one window contains:
- the LOC136234029 gene encoding ras-related protein RABA1d, giving the protein MAGYKAEDDYDYLFKVVLIGDSGVGKSNLLSRFTRNEFSLESKSTIGVEFATRSLNVDGKVIKAQIWDTAGQERYRAITSAYYRGAVGALLVYDVTRHSTFENVERWLRELRDHTDPNIVVMLIGNKSDLRHLVAVSTEDGKSFAERESLCFMETSALEATNVENAFAEVLTQIYRIVSKKAMEAGDESAASAVPSKGEKIDVSKDVSAMKRVGCCSS; this is encoded by the exons ATGGCAGGTTACAAAGCTGAAGATGACTACGATTACCTTTTCAAGGTTGTGTTGATCGGTGATTCTGGTGTGGGCAAGTCCAATCTTCTCTCAAGATTCACTCGTAATGAGTTCAGCTTGGAGTCCAAGTCCACTATTGGAGTGGAGTTCGCTACTCGCAGCTTAAACGTCGATGGCAAGGTTATTAAGGCCCAGATTTGGGATACTGCTGGCCAAGAGAG GTATCGTGCCATAACCAGCGCCTACTACAGAGGAGCAGTAGGAGCATTACTTGTCTACGATGTGACTCGCCACTCTACATTTGAAAATGTTGAGAGGTGGCTAAGGGAATTGAGGGACCACACAGATCCCAACATTGTTGTCATGCTCATAGGTAATAAATCCGATCTTCGCCACCTCGTTGCTGTCTCAACCGAGGACGGGAAATCCTTTGCAGAGAGAGAGTCCCTCTGCTTCATGGAAACTTCTGCTCTCGAAGCCACTAATGTGGAGAATGCATTTGCTGAAGTGCTTACTCAGATCTACCGTATTGTAAGCAAGAAAGCAATGGAGGCTGGTGATGAGAGTGCGGCTTCAGCCGTCCCTTCCAAAGGAGAGAAAATCGATGTCAGTAAAGATGTTTCGGCCATGAAGAGAGTAGGGTGCTGCtcaagttag